The proteins below come from a single Edaphobacter acidisoli genomic window:
- a CDS encoding L-arabinose isomerase family protein — MSTAITNDATRNIGVLIFGRKRPGFDQEWNKTIRERVLATLKELGFSCHGAAAPVLDDESIHTAMDEIENTKCQALIVIQPSLTDGQFALTISQRWSGPVILWATPERPGDGKVSSCSLVGQHLWASLYRQAHQPFEFVYGDPDTVHSDLLRAIALVSTVKRLQRAKLGVVGTHVPGFIDLAADTFLIRQAFGMQMQSLSLPQFIERVNNVPAEAIERDLAEVHKMHLVDTTSKKPAADSLLGVNSRFYVSMKELMNETGLDALSLQCWPELPNMVGQWPYFAVSRLGAEGAAVSIEGDVDGAISSLIGKFLGIGPGFLTDWLEHDASTIFFWHPGMAPLDMCNAIGSEDGPTLGEHFNIAKPMVVDGSLQKDQPVTISRLWRCDNRYHMTAFEGRAIPSKRSVSGNTLLVEVDGGHVPQRFDRLIHAGLPHHVLLHYGRHAETLRRLARLLSLDWHL; from the coding sequence ATGTCAACGGCAATCACAAACGATGCGACCAGGAACATCGGAGTCCTCATCTTCGGGCGCAAGCGTCCTGGGTTCGACCAGGAGTGGAACAAGACCATTCGCGAGCGCGTGCTCGCCACGCTGAAGGAGCTCGGCTTCTCCTGCCACGGTGCAGCCGCGCCTGTACTGGATGACGAGTCGATCCACACAGCGATGGACGAGATCGAAAACACCAAATGCCAGGCGCTGATCGTCATTCAACCGTCACTGACCGATGGCCAATTTGCGCTTACTATCAGCCAGCGTTGGTCGGGCCCAGTCATCCTGTGGGCTACGCCAGAGCGCCCAGGCGACGGCAAGGTGAGCTCTTGCTCACTCGTGGGACAGCATCTTTGGGCATCACTCTACCGCCAGGCTCACCAGCCATTTGAGTTTGTCTACGGCGATCCTGATACCGTACACAGCGACCTGCTGCGAGCAATCGCTCTTGTCAGTACCGTTAAGCGGCTGCAACGAGCTAAACTCGGCGTCGTGGGCACGCATGTTCCTGGATTTATCGACCTCGCGGCCGACACCTTTCTCATCCGCCAGGCTTTCGGCATGCAGATGCAGTCGCTGAGCCTCCCGCAGTTCATCGAGCGCGTCAACAATGTGCCGGCAGAAGCCATCGAACGCGATCTCGCCGAAGTTCACAAGATGCATCTGGTGGATACTACCTCGAAGAAGCCTGCCGCCGATTCCCTGCTCGGCGTCAACTCACGCTTCTATGTCTCGATGAAGGAGCTGATGAACGAGACAGGGCTCGACGCGCTCTCGCTCCAGTGCTGGCCCGAGCTGCCCAACATGGTTGGACAGTGGCCATACTTCGCGGTCTCGCGCCTGGGTGCGGAAGGCGCTGCCGTCTCGATCGAAGGTGACGTCGATGGGGCCATCTCGAGTCTCATCGGAAAGTTCCTCGGCATCGGCCCAGGCTTTCTCACCGACTGGCTCGAGCACGATGCTTCCACCATCTTCTTCTGGCATCCCGGCATGGCGCCGCTCGATATGTGCAATGCCATCGGAAGTGAAGATGGCCCCACGCTGGGCGAACACTTCAACATCGCCAAACCCATGGTGGTGGATGGCAGCCTGCAAAAGGACCAGCCTGTGACCATCTCGCGGCTTTGGCGTTGCGACAACCGCTACCACATGACTGCGTTCGAAGGCCGCGCAATTCCGTCAAAGCGCAGCGTTTCAGGCAACACCCTATTGGTCGAAGTCGACGGCGGGCATGTGCCCCAGCGGTTTGATCGGCTGATTCACGCCGGCCTGCCGCATCATGTTCTTCTGCACTATGGACGGCATGCAGAGACCCTGCGCCGGTTAGCCCGGTTACTCAGTCTGGATTGGCATTTGTAA
- a CDS encoding UxaA family hydrolase, with protein sequence MIHFLTHDSADNVGVAVVDITAGADCTGRNLANNEPLKAHVAENIPLGHKLALKDFAIGDTVTKYGCDIGKVVQPIKAGQHVHTHNLKTKRWA encoded by the coding sequence ATGATTCACTTTCTAACCCATGACTCGGCGGACAACGTCGGCGTGGCCGTCGTGGACATTACCGCAGGCGCAGACTGCACCGGCAGAAACCTGGCCAACAACGAGCCTCTGAAGGCACACGTGGCGGAAAACATTCCGCTGGGCCACAAGCTTGCGCTCAAGGATTTCGCCATCGGCGACACCGTGACCAAATACGGCTGTGACATCGGCAAGGTCGTCCAGCCAATCAAAGCCGGGCAGCACGTTCACACACACAATCTCAAGACGAAGAGGTGGGCATAG
- a CDS encoding UxaA family hydrolase: MAKRKVLGYRRENGRVGVRNHVVILPVDDISNAACEAVANNIKGTLALPHSYGRLQFGEDLDLHFRTMIGTGSNPNVAAVVVIGIEHGWTQRIVDGIAKTGKPVTGFSIEGKGDIRTIAEASYKAKEYVQWASELQRAECDLNELYISVKCGESDTTTGLASCPTVGNVIDKHCADGGTASFGETSELTGAEHIVASKAADEQVRKDFFAAFNDYTKLVFDQKTNDLSESQPTKGNIAGGLTTIEEKALGNVEKLGKHTKFVGCLLPAVAPTKPGLWFMDTSSAAAEAVTLWAASGAVVHLFPTGQGNVIGNPIEPVIKLSGNPKTVATMKEHIDLDVSPILQGEMTLDQAGDALLDMIVRTANGRLTAAEALGHREFVMTKLYRSA, from the coding sequence ATGGCGAAGCGAAAAGTTCTTGGCTACAGACGCGAAAACGGGCGAGTCGGCGTGCGCAATCACGTCGTCATCCTTCCTGTCGACGATATCTCCAACGCGGCCTGCGAGGCGGTTGCCAACAACATCAAGGGAACGCTTGCACTGCCTCACTCTTACGGCAGACTGCAGTTCGGCGAAGACCTGGATCTGCACTTCCGCACGATGATCGGCACCGGAAGCAACCCGAACGTCGCCGCGGTTGTCGTCATCGGCATCGAGCACGGTTGGACGCAGCGTATCGTTGACGGCATTGCCAAGACGGGAAAGCCCGTCACGGGGTTCTCGATCGAAGGAAAAGGCGACATCCGCACCATCGCCGAAGCCTCGTATAAGGCAAAGGAGTACGTTCAATGGGCGAGCGAACTGCAACGCGCCGAGTGCGACTTGAATGAGCTATATATCAGTGTGAAGTGTGGCGAATCCGACACCACCACTGGCCTTGCAAGCTGCCCAACCGTCGGAAACGTCATCGACAAGCACTGCGCTGACGGCGGGACAGCTTCATTCGGCGAAACCAGCGAGCTGACAGGCGCAGAACACATCGTCGCCAGTAAAGCCGCCGATGAGCAGGTCCGCAAAGATTTCTTCGCAGCCTTCAACGACTACACCAAACTCGTCTTTGACCAGAAGACAAACGACCTCTCCGAATCGCAGCCGACCAAAGGCAACATCGCCGGTGGCCTGACGACCATCGAGGAGAAGGCGCTCGGCAATGTCGAGAAGCTTGGCAAGCACACCAAGTTTGTTGGCTGCCTGCTCCCCGCCGTTGCTCCCACCAAACCCGGCCTTTGGTTTATGGACACGTCCAGCGCCGCGGCCGAGGCAGTCACACTCTGGGCTGCATCTGGAGCGGTCGTTCATCTCTTCCCCACTGGTCAGGGTAACGTCATCGGCAACCCCATCGAGCCGGTCATCAAGCTCTCCGGCAACCCCAAGACGGTCGCAACGATGAAGGAGCACATCGATCTCGATGTCTCTCCTATCCTGCAAGGCGAGATGACCCTCGACCAGGCAGGTGATGCGCTGCTCGACATGATCGTGCGCACTGCCAACGGCCGCCTTACCGCAGCAGAGGCGCTTGGACATCGCGAGTTCGTGATGACCAAGCTTTACAGAAGCGCCTGA
- a CDS encoding M24 family metallopeptidase, whose amino-acid sequence MIDRVDWKPQPSVLQAEAAAKRAQILALLQERGFDAVLISRHENIAWATAGMVDVRVPMLRETGVGSLLITKHGEAFYLTTNNEAPRLADEEFCQLDYKPLVEPWYANDIEGAVHRTVGNGRIASDTPTSFATVVSLQPLRLELLESEVQRYRWLGHHVANSASTLLQELKPGMGEMMIEGMLAERLFSRHIIPSVYLTAVDNRVRSYRHAVPRNGVLDRFGMLNFCARRWGLSVSITRLVHFGAMPAELDEKFHAVASVNAKLLAATRAGASSDALFQVAADAYAAAGFTGEERMHHQGGATGYLEREWVARPGGAEHVSKSQAFAWNPSLQGAKIEDTVLLLDGSIERLTGTPDLPEVTTTISGIPYQSAGVLIR is encoded by the coding sequence GTGATCGATAGAGTGGACTGGAAACCTCAGCCGAGCGTCCTGCAAGCGGAAGCAGCAGCCAAGCGCGCGCAGATTCTTGCTCTGCTTCAGGAACGAGGCTTCGATGCGGTCCTCATCTCCAGGCACGAGAACATTGCCTGGGCAACAGCGGGCATGGTTGATGTGCGAGTCCCCATGCTCCGAGAGACTGGCGTCGGCAGTCTGCTGATAACGAAACACGGCGAAGCGTTCTACCTTACGACCAATAACGAAGCTCCCCGCCTCGCCGACGAGGAATTCTGTCAACTCGATTACAAGCCACTCGTCGAGCCGTGGTATGCAAACGACATTGAGGGAGCGGTACACAGGACCGTCGGCAATGGAAGGATTGCTTCAGATACGCCGACATCGTTTGCCACGGTCGTGTCTCTGCAACCGCTGCGGCTCGAACTCTTGGAGAGCGAAGTACAGCGTTATCGCTGGCTTGGACACCACGTAGCTAATTCTGCCTCCACGCTCTTGCAGGAGCTGAAACCGGGTATGGGCGAGATGATGATAGAAGGGATGCTCGCCGAGCGGCTATTCTCGCGACATATCATACCCAGCGTCTATCTTACCGCCGTAGATAATCGAGTGCGCAGCTATCGCCATGCCGTACCAAGAAACGGCGTATTAGATAGGTTTGGCATGCTGAACTTCTGCGCCCGCCGCTGGGGCCTCTCGGTCTCCATCACACGCCTTGTGCACTTCGGAGCTATGCCTGCCGAACTTGATGAGAAGTTCCACGCCGTAGCGAGCGTAAATGCCAAGCTACTTGCCGCCACACGTGCGGGAGCAAGTAGTGATGCTCTGTTTCAAGTAGCAGCCGATGCATATGCTGCCGCCGGGTTCACGGGCGAGGAGCGGATGCACCATCAGGGAGGGGCCACAGGCTATCTGGAGCGCGAATGGGTCGCGCGGCCTGGAGGTGCAGAGCATGTAAGCAAATCGCAGGCATTCGCGTGGAATCCCAGTCTGCAGGGAGCGAAGATTGAGGATACCGTTCTTTTGCTAGATGGGTCTATTGAACGACTGACTGGCACTCCTGATTTGCCTGAAGTTACAACAACGATCAGCGGAATCCCGTATCAATCTGCCGGAGTACTGATACGGTAA
- a CDS encoding Ldh family oxidoreductase, which translates to MKKFQPQQMRSLAARLATAVGVPSGDAEILADALVDADLQGTSTHGISRLNIYLQRMTKGLIAPKATLSIERDSGSVLALDAGNGLGQVQAVKALGLLLPLARANGVAAATIRNSQHFGALSYYCNRAANEGMVLLAMTNCEPAMSPEGGYQAFFGTNPIAASFPTGKGFHIKIDLATSIIARGNIIAAQKKKQAIPEGWALDRHGNPTTDAQEALLGTVLTMAGHKGYALALMVEIFSSVLSGAAIGADIGSMYKNMDRKQDVGHFFCLLNIAAFLDPDEFCSRIDDMIDRIKASAKRPGVDEILVPGERSARNALVNEIQGISVSQETLAELQQWCSRLNVPLDCIEVNA; encoded by the coding sequence ATGAAGAAGTTTCAGCCACAACAGATGCGAAGCCTGGCCGCAAGACTCGCCACGGCAGTCGGCGTACCTTCAGGCGACGCGGAGATATTGGCCGACGCGCTTGTCGATGCCGATCTGCAAGGCACCTCAACCCACGGCATATCGCGGCTGAATATCTACCTTCAAAGAATGACGAAGGGGCTGATTGCACCGAAGGCAACGCTAAGCATCGAGCGCGACAGCGGTAGCGTCCTCGCGCTCGACGCAGGCAACGGCCTGGGGCAGGTGCAGGCCGTCAAAGCGCTTGGCCTGCTGCTGCCGCTTGCGCGCGCAAATGGAGTCGCCGCCGCAACCATCCGCAACTCGCAACACTTCGGCGCACTCTCGTACTACTGCAACCGAGCTGCAAATGAAGGCATGGTCCTGCTTGCAATGACCAATTGCGAGCCGGCCATGTCTCCCGAGGGTGGCTATCAGGCCTTCTTCGGCACAAATCCAATCGCAGCCTCCTTCCCCACAGGCAAAGGCTTCCACATCAAAATCGACCTTGCAACGTCCATCATTGCGCGCGGAAACATCATCGCGGCGCAGAAAAAAAAGCAGGCCATTCCCGAAGGCTGGGCGCTCGACCGTCACGGCAATCCCACGACCGACGCGCAGGAAGCGTTGCTCGGCACTGTGCTCACCATGGCAGGCCACAAGGGCTACGCACTCGCCTTGATGGTTGAAATCTTCAGCAGCGTTCTCTCAGGCGCAGCCATTGGGGCCGACATTGGCTCGATGTACAAAAACATGGACCGTAAGCAGGACGTCGGACACTTCTTCTGCCTGCTGAATATCGCTGCGTTTCTCGACCCTGATGAGTTCTGCAGCCGCATCGACGACATGATCGACCGCATCAAAGCAAGCGCAAAGCGCCCCGGCGTTGACGAGATACTTGTTCCCGGCGAACGCTCCGCGCGAAATGCGCTCGTGAACGAGATCCAGGGGATTAGCGTCTCTCAAGAAACGCTCGCTGAGCTTCAACAATGGTGCTCACGTTTGAATGTTCCACTCGATTGCATTGAGGTGAACGCCTAA
- a CDS encoding diphosphate--fructose-6-phosphate 1-phosphotransferase gives MRTKSLMIVQGGGPTAVLNASLAGAISESLAHGNNRIFGAHFGMDGLAKDNIIDLSGMTVRELELLRNTPGAALGSSRFKPTENDLHRVVEHLRRHDIQQMIFMGGNGTMHGADRVSTFCREAGFEIQIVGIPKTVDNDIASTDRCPGYASAARFIAQSTRDLGLDLRSLPQPVTILETMGRSVGWLAAASTLAAVDADDAPHLVYIPEIAFHQERFLADLDKVVARHGWAVVVVSEGIRDADGDPVYQVRDASQLDPLKRPMTGGVGQFLAGVVSENLKIRCRSEKPGLLGRASRALVSAQDQKDAELVGRAAIAALAAGETEKMVALRPIQDPGSNGYKLVPLKTAAGIERTIPPEWLTAGPLAVTAEFRKYLQPLVGELFSYSSSLPMGLQTTGAS, from the coding sequence ATGCGAACCAAAAGCCTCATGATCGTGCAGGGCGGCGGGCCAACGGCTGTTCTCAATGCCAGTTTGGCCGGCGCAATCAGTGAAAGTCTCGCGCACGGTAACAATCGTATTTTCGGCGCGCACTTCGGAATGGATGGTCTCGCTAAGGACAATATCATTGACCTGAGTGGGATGACTGTTCGCGAGCTGGAGCTTCTGCGCAACACACCGGGAGCTGCCCTCGGTTCATCACGTTTTAAGCCCACAGAGAATGATCTTCATCGTGTCGTGGAGCATCTGCGTCGTCATGATATACAGCAGATGATTTTTATGGGCGGTAACGGAACGATGCATGGCGCCGATCGAGTGAGCACTTTCTGCCGTGAAGCGGGCTTTGAAATACAAATCGTCGGTATCCCCAAAACCGTCGACAACGATATCGCTTCCACAGACCGCTGCCCTGGCTATGCAAGTGCCGCACGGTTTATTGCGCAGTCCACCCGCGACCTTGGCTTGGACCTCCGCTCGCTGCCACAACCAGTGACGATCCTGGAGACGATGGGCAGAAGCGTGGGATGGCTCGCCGCGGCATCAACCCTGGCCGCCGTCGATGCCGACGACGCGCCGCACCTAGTCTACATTCCGGAGATTGCGTTTCATCAAGAGCGTTTTCTCGCAGACCTCGATAAAGTCGTGGCACGTCATGGCTGGGCGGTTGTAGTTGTATCTGAAGGCATACGTGATGCGGATGGAGATCCTGTCTACCAGGTGCGCGACGCATCTCAGCTTGACCCACTCAAGCGGCCGATGACTGGTGGTGTTGGGCAATTCCTCGCAGGTGTTGTCTCGGAAAATCTCAAAATCCGGTGCCGCTCCGAGAAGCCTGGCCTGCTTGGCCGCGCTTCCAGGGCGCTGGTCTCCGCGCAGGACCAGAAGGATGCCGAGCTCGTCGGCCGCGCGGCAATTGCCGCTCTCGCAGCCGGCGAAACTGAAAAGATGGTAGCTCTGCGCCCCATCCAGGATCCTGGCTCCAATGGCTACAAACTTGTGCCACTCAAAACTGCTGCGGGGATAGAGCGCACGATTCCGCCAGAATGGTTAACCGCAGGGCCGCTGGCAGTGACTGCGGAATTTCGGAAATACTTACAGCCGCTGGTTGGAGAACTTTTCTCATATTCATCATCCTTGCCAATGGGCCTTCAAACAACGGGAGCTTCTTAA
- a CDS encoding NAD-dependent succinate-semialdehyde dehydrogenase — protein sequence MKSYGSYLDGKWVSTEDTFEVVNPATAEAFARVSRINNGQLKGALNAAEAALPAWRAMTAKDRGALLHRVADELLRRKSEIARTITLENGKPLAQSEGEVAMSIDHLQWFAEEARRVYGRTIPHQVNGKRHLVVKTPIGTVGAIAPWNFPLVLSVRKVAPALAAGCTVILKPATQTPLCAVALAECMEAAGVPAGVFQLAIGNAAMISREFLTNPICRKISFTGSTQVGQELIRGAAAAIKPLSLELGGLAPVLVFDDCDLDRAIEQTIIAKFRNTGQSCIAANRIYVQKTIHKEFVDRFVAATNRLKTGPGLEPGMDVGPVVNQSALDMALGQIEDAVQKGARVVTGGHRLKDSSGFFLAPTVLNGVTDDAECMSEETFAPIAPIASFDTEEEAIRRANDSCYGLSAYAMTRDIGRIFRLSEQIEAGTLGINDGAPSTSQSPFGGVKQSGWGRELGSEGLEAFLETKHVSIGGV from the coding sequence GTGAAATCGTACGGCTCTTACCTTGACGGCAAATGGGTAAGTACGGAAGACACCTTCGAAGTTGTCAACCCAGCAACCGCCGAGGCCTTTGCGCGTGTCTCCAGAATCAACAATGGCCAGTTGAAGGGCGCCTTGAACGCCGCCGAAGCCGCGCTGCCGGCCTGGCGTGCAATGACAGCCAAAGACCGCGGAGCTCTTCTGCACCGTGTTGCCGATGAGTTGCTCCGCCGTAAGAGCGAGATCGCCCGCACAATCACCCTCGAAAACGGCAAGCCACTGGCCCAAAGCGAAGGCGAAGTGGCGATGTCGATTGATCATCTTCAATGGTTCGCCGAAGAAGCCCGCCGCGTCTATGGCCGAACCATCCCACATCAGGTGAACGGCAAGCGCCATCTCGTGGTGAAGACCCCCATCGGCACCGTCGGAGCAATTGCTCCGTGGAACTTCCCTCTTGTCCTATCTGTTCGCAAGGTTGCTCCTGCTCTGGCGGCAGGCTGCACTGTCATTCTCAAACCGGCGACGCAGACACCCTTGTGTGCTGTGGCGTTGGCAGAGTGCATGGAGGCTGCTGGAGTTCCCGCCGGAGTCTTTCAGCTTGCCATCGGCAATGCAGCAATGATCTCGCGGGAGTTTCTTACCAATCCCATCTGCAGGAAGATCAGCTTCACCGGTTCCACCCAGGTTGGCCAGGAGCTGATACGCGGAGCAGCCGCAGCCATCAAGCCTCTCTCGCTCGAACTCGGCGGGCTCGCTCCTGTCCTCGTCTTCGACGACTGCGATCTCGACCGCGCAATCGAGCAGACCATCATCGCCAAGTTCCGCAACACCGGCCAGTCCTGCATCGCGGCAAATCGCATCTACGTCCAGAAGACCATCCACAAAGAATTTGTCGACCGGTTCGTCGCAGCTACTAACCGCTTGAAGACCGGACCAGGATTGGAGCCCGGCATGGACGTCGGCCCGGTCGTCAACCAGTCCGCGCTCGACATGGCCCTGGGCCAGATCGAAGATGCAGTACAGAAAGGTGCGCGTGTGGTTACGGGCGGGCATCGCCTCAAAGATTCTTCAGGGTTCTTTCTTGCGCCCACTGTGCTCAACGGCGTTACCGACGACGCAGAGTGCATGTCGGAAGAAACCTTCGCTCCCATCGCTCCTATCGCCAGTTTTGACACGGAAGAAGAGGCCATCCGTCGCGCAAACGATAGCTGCTACGGCCTGAGTGCTTATGCGATGACGCGCGACATTGGCCGCATCTTCCGCCTCAGCGAACAGATCGAAGCCGGAACACTCGGCATCAATGACGGCGCTCCTTCCACCAGTCAGAGCCCCTTCGGTGGCGTGAAGCAAAGCGGCTGGGGGCGCGAGCTCGGGTCCGAGGGCCTCGAAGCATTTTTGGAAACGAAACATGTATCCATCGGCGGTGTCTGA
- a CDS encoding hydroxyacid dehydrogenase: MPDILITENIRGAAVDALCSRFDTTILPDVWKDSEGLYKLVPDFRALIVRNQTQVTADLLAAAKKLVVVGRAGAGLDNVDIAAATKAGILIASTPDQNAISVAEIALGLMLSLARMIPAANQDTKAGNWNRHRYLGYELYGKTIGIIGAGKIGYLTARRAQAFGMKVLAHDPFISRDNILLSELNAELVPLDDLLARADIVSCHLPATPQTFGLLNAQCFAKMKPTATFINTSRGEVVAEDDLLCALKSGKIAGAALDVRTKEPPKLSELEQLPNLILTPHIAAFTHEAQDRVTKAICEDVARVLDGKPAQNAVNKV; this comes from the coding sequence ATGCCAGACATCCTGATTACCGAAAACATACGTGGCGCCGCCGTGGATGCGCTGTGTTCACGTTTCGACACAACAATCCTGCCCGACGTATGGAAGGACTCTGAAGGCTTGTACAAGCTCGTCCCGGACTTCCGCGCACTCATCGTCCGCAACCAGACTCAGGTGACGGCTGATCTTCTCGCCGCAGCTAAAAAGCTTGTTGTTGTTGGTCGTGCCGGAGCCGGTCTCGACAACGTGGACATAGCCGCCGCGACAAAGGCTGGCATCCTGATTGCGTCCACCCCCGATCAGAATGCCATCAGCGTTGCGGAGATCGCCCTTGGCCTCATGCTCTCGCTCGCGCGCATGATTCCTGCCGCGAATCAGGATACAAAGGCCGGCAACTGGAATCGCCACCGCTACCTTGGCTACGAACTCTACGGCAAAACCATCGGCATCATCGGGGCGGGAAAGATTGGCTACCTGACGGCACGGCGGGCTCAGGCATTCGGCATGAAGGTTCTTGCGCACGATCCATTCATCAGCCGGGACAACATTCTGCTCAGCGAGTTAAACGCTGAATTAGTTCCGCTCGACGACCTGCTCGCGCGCGCCGATATAGTCTCCTGCCATCTTCCAGCCACTCCCCAGACATTTGGCCTGCTCAACGCACAGTGCTTCGCCAAAATGAAGCCAACCGCTACCTTCATCAACACCTCTCGCGGTGAAGTGGTCGCTGAAGACGATCTTCTCTGTGCACTCAAATCCGGAAAAATCGCAGGAGCAGCACTAGACGTGCGAACAAAAGAGCCGCCAAAGCTCAGCGAGTTGGAACAGCTTCCTAATCTGATCCTGACGCCGCACATCGCTGCGTTTACGCATGAGGCACAGGACAGGGTGACGAAGGCGATCTGCGAGGATGTCGCACGTGTGCTTGACGGGAAGCCCGCGCAGAACGCTGTCAACAAGGTCTAG
- a CDS encoding GntR family transcriptional regulator produces MVKTRVARHDVREEIQRRILSGESKPGERLSQQSLARELGVAQGTVRESLLELQWLGLVESIDHLGVFVDNLDAPRICEAYLVREVMEGLAARLACRHAGRSDIAELRTMADKIYKLSQEKKDTETASLDRNFHLHITELSQNGTLIRLSQTYRVLGMAVRAYRDPSVIHAEHLRIIEAIEHNFADEAERQARHHVIGAREMIENQAAHGKFVPKWVG; encoded by the coding sequence ATGGTGAAGACTCGCGTAGCACGACATGATGTACGGGAAGAGATTCAACGAAGGATTCTCTCCGGCGAAAGTAAACCCGGAGAACGCCTGAGTCAACAGAGCCTGGCTCGCGAGCTTGGCGTAGCGCAAGGTACAGTCCGTGAATCGTTGCTCGAATTGCAATGGCTGGGTCTCGTCGAATCCATCGACCATCTTGGCGTGTTTGTTGACAACCTGGACGCACCGCGCATCTGCGAAGCCTACCTCGTTCGCGAGGTCATGGAAGGACTTGCCGCACGTCTTGCCTGTCGCCACGCAGGCCGATCCGACATCGCGGAGCTGCGCACGATGGCTGACAAAATCTACAAGCTTTCCCAGGAAAAGAAGGACACCGAAACAGCATCGCTTGACCGCAATTTCCATCTGCACATCACGGAGCTTTCGCAAAACGGCACGCTGATTCGCCTCTCACAGACATACCGTGTTCTTGGCATGGCCGTACGCGCCTACCGCGACCCCTCCGTCATTCATGCGGAGCACCTGCGCATCATCGAGGCCATCGAACACAACTTTGCGGACGAGGCTGAACGGCAGGCGCGCCACCATGTCATCGGAGCAAGAGAGATGATCGAAAACCAGGCGGCGCATGGCAAGTTCGTTCCCAAGTGGGTTGGATAG